The Pyrus communis chromosome 9, drPyrComm1.1, whole genome shotgun sequence genome has a segment encoding these proteins:
- the LOC137745218 gene encoding uncharacterized protein, producing MGGKCPHRSVKKRRYSHKTHRRAKFEIKGDDMVYDGLKKAEDGAKPLPQDQDLPGMGQYYCLHCDRYFNNASVRDDHFKTKRHKKRVKIMMGDAPHTQLDADLAAGMGMPDNGPKLMSF from the exons ATGGGAGGCAAGTGCCCACACAGAAGCGTCAAGAAACGAAGATACTCTCACAAGACTCACCGCCGCGCCAAATTCGAAATCAAAG GCGACGATATGGTGTACGATGGTCTGAAGAAGGCAGAAGACGGGGCGAAGCCATTGCCTCAGGACCAGGACCTTCCTGGGATGGGTCAGTACTATTGCCTACACTGCGA CCGATACTTTAACAACGCATCGGTGAGGGACGATCATTTCAAGACGAAGCGTCACAAGAAGCGCGTTAAGATAATGATGGGGGATGCACCTCACACTCAGCTGGACGCTGATTTAGCTGCTGGGATGGGTATGCCGGATAATGGTCCCAAGCTTATGTCATTTTGA